One part of the Ranitomeya imitator isolate aRanImi1 chromosome 10, aRanImi1.pri, whole genome shotgun sequence genome encodes these proteins:
- the LOC138650949 gene encoding uncharacterized protein, with protein sequence MSNRVEFIREFIEIYQSFPCLWKIKSPEYCNREKRQEGYLKLIELYNRHAPEEPANVAVIKKKIQALRTVWRKELNKVLHTTKSGASTEDVYVPKLWYFEHLNFLRDQEVPRPSTCFRLLAPVEQIVSENHAEQESQGQQDDSAQDSTLDCSQDCTTTDLVEAAPARTQSRQGPRKRKATSDVSHELLSLAKKVLTNNVSPALQGFGHYVVDKLAKMDDSQRTLAERLILEAVNKGTDGDLDKHTRLVYSRPMQRTEPSYYNGWSQCQTPMRHNVPVSHFVQPPPNHSYTPIPPHMASPIRHPSYQPEESAYHDL encoded by the exons atgtcaaatcgtgtggaattcatcagggaattcatcgaaatataccagtcttttccctgcctctggaaaatcaaatctccagagtattgtaacagggaaaagaggcaggagggttatttaaagctcattgagctttacaatcgtcatgcaccagaagagccagcaaacgtagcggttattaaaaagaaaattcaggcgctccgcacggtgtggaggaaggagcttaacaaggttcttcacactacaaagtccggggcttccaccgaagatgtttatgtgccaaagctttggtattttgaacatctgaattttctgagggaccaagaggtgccacggccttccacgtgttttcgcttgttggcacctgtggaacaaattgtttcggagaaccacgccgagcaggagtcacaagggcaacaa gatgacagtgcgcaggacagtacactggactgttcacaggactgcacgacaacagatttagtggaggcggcacctgccaggactcaatcgaggcaaggtccaaggaaacggaaagccacctcagacgtttcacatgaactgttgagccttgcaaaaaaggtgttaacaaacaatgttagccctgcgttgcaggggtttggacactatgttgttgacaaactggccaaaatggacgacagccaaagaacactagcggagcgtctaatattggaagcagtaaacaagggtacagatggcgatttggacaagcacactcgtttggtctattcccggccaatgcagcggacagagccctcatattacaatggttggtcacagtgtcagacaccaatgcgacacaatgttcccgtttcccacttcgtccagccaccccctaaccactcctacacgccaataccgccacatatggcttcgcccatcaggcacccaagttatcagccggaagaatcggcgtatcacgatttgtga